One genomic region from Frateuria soli encodes:
- a CDS encoding pilin, which yields MKKTIQKGFTLIELMIVIAIIAILAAIAIPAYQDYVIRTQVSEGMSLADGAKTAVAEFYTNTGRLPGNNESAGLSSAGSINGQYVSQIGVGSDGDGTDGVIEAQYDGPKANTAIKGADGTLVLSPITHAGSVEWHCKGDGTKVKDKYLPASCRQ from the coding sequence ATGAAGAAGACCATCCAGAAGGGCTTCACCCTCATCGAACTGATGATCGTGATCGCCATCATCGCCATCCTGGCGGCCATCGCGATCCCGGCCTACCAGGATTACGTGATCCGCACGCAGGTCTCCGAAGGCATGTCGCTCGCCGACGGCGCCAAGACCGCCGTGGCCGAGTTCTACACCAACACCGGTCGTCTGCCTGGCAACAATGAGTCGGCTGGTCTCTCCAGCGCCGGGAGCATCAACGGCCAGTACGTCAGCCAGATCGGCGTCGGTTCTGATGGTGACGGTACGGACGGCGTGATCGAGGCCCAGTACGACGGTCCGAAGGCGAATACCGCGATCAAGGGTGCCGACGGCACTCTCGTCCTCTCTCCCATCACCCACGCTGGTTCGGTGGAATGGCACTGCAAGGGCGACGGCACCAAGGTCAAGGACAAGTACCTGCCAGCTTCCTGCCGTCAGTAA
- a CDS encoding pilin: protein MRTLRRTSGFTLIELMIVIAIIAILAAIAIPAYQDYVIRAQVSEGLSLSTGPKAAVWDFISNTGRFPPNNTSAGLASAASIKGSYVSSVDVTGGKIDVGFQGPKANVQIHSAELVLSPITYAGSIAWTCSGSGTTLPGKYLPASCRR from the coding sequence ATGCGAACGCTTCGACGTACCAGTGGCTTTACGCTGATCGAGTTGATGATCGTGATTGCGATCATCGCCATCCTTGCTGCCATCGCGATACCGGCGTACCAGGACTACGTGATTCGTGCCCAGGTGTCCGAAGGACTGAGTTTGTCCACGGGCCCCAAAGCGGCCGTCTGGGATTTCATTTCCAATACGGGCCGGTTTCCGCCTAACAACACGTCGGCGGGCCTGGCGAGCGCCGCCTCGATCAAAGGGAGTTATGTCTCGAGCGTCGATGTCACCGGGGGCAAGATCGACGTGGGCTTCCAAGGTCCCAAGGCCAACGTCCAGATACACAGCGCCGAGCTCGTCCTGTCGCCGATCACCTATGCCGGCAGCATCGCCTGGACCTGCAGCGGATCCGGGACGACCCTGCCGGGCAAGTACCTGCCCGCGTCGTGCCGCCGTTGA